From Melospiza georgiana isolate bMelGeo1 chromosome 33, bMelGeo1.pri, whole genome shotgun sequence, the proteins below share one genomic window:
- the VPS72 gene encoding vacuolar protein sorting-associated protein 72 homolog gives MSLAEGRAPRRTAGNRLSGLLQAEEEDEFYQTTYGGFNEESGDDEYRGDHSDSDDEVDSDFDIDEGDEPGSEQDEAEPRRRRRVLTKAYREPLKSLRAKKAEGPRGGAQRGREVKAAPLELQEDGGDSRKHMRQSTTEHTRQTFLRLQERQVQSKRKKGGTSYERPLTQEELLEEAKITEEINLRSLENYERLEADKKKQVQKKRKIVGPVIRYWSLTMPLLPEPGRDDPVDVEGLDPEAQPPSPAKCSRTFISFSDDATFERCFPRARAPRLPVRELCPVTHKPALYRDPITDIPYANARAFRIIREAYRKYVTAHGLPSAAAAAVGTAGGAGDGTGARPGRQKIVIKQSVPSA, from the exons ATGAGCCTGGCGGAGGGCCGCGCCCCGCGGCGCACGGCCGGCAATCGCCTCtcggggctgctgcaggccgaggaggaggacgagTTCTACCAGACCACCTACGGCGGCTTCAACGAG GAGTCCGGCGATGACGAGTACCGCGGCGATCACTCCGACAGCGATGACGAGGTTGACTCTGACTTCGACATCGACGAGGGCGACGAGCCGGGCTCGGAGCAGGACGAGGCCGAGCCCCGCCGGCGGCGCCGCGTGCTCACCAAGGCCTACCGG GAGCCGCTCAAGAGCCTGCGGGCCAAGAAGGCCGAGGGGCCGCGGGGAGGCGCCCAGCGCGGCCGGGAGGTGAAGGCCGcgcccctggagctgcaggaggacgGGGGAGACA GCAGGAAGCACATGCGGCAGTCCACCACGGAGCACACCCGGCAGACGTTCCTGCGGCTCCAGGAGCGCCAGGTGCAGTCCAagaggaagaagggagggaCGAGCTACGAGCGGCCCCTGacgcaggaggagctgctggaggaggccAAGATCACCGAGGAGATCAACCTGCGCTCCTTGG AGAACTACGAGCGGCTGGAGGCGGACAAGAAGAAGCAGGtgcagaagaagaggaagatCGTGGGCCCCGTGATCCGCTACTGGTCGCTGACCATGCCGCTGCTGCCCGAGCCCGGCCGCGATGACCCCGTGGACGTCGAGGG GCTGGACCCCGAGGCGCAGCCGCCGTCGCCGGCCAAGTGCTCGCGCACGTTCATCTCCTTCAGCGACGACGCCACCTTCGAGCGCTGCTTCCCGCGGGCGCGGGCGCCGCGGCTGCCGGTGCGGGAGCTGTGCCCGGTGACGCACAAGCCCGCGCTCTACCGCGACCCCATCACCGACATCCCCTACGCCAACGCCCGCGCCTTCCGCATCATCCGCGAGGCCTACCGCAAGTACGTGACGGCGCACGGGCTgcccagcgccgccgccgccgccgtggGCACGGCCGGAGGGGCCGGGGATGGCACCGGGGCGCGGCCCGGGCGGCAGAAAATCGTCATCAAACAGAGCGTGCCCAGTGCTTGA
- the PIP5K1A gene encoding LOW QUALITY PROTEIN: phosphatidylinositol 4-phosphate 5-kinase type-1 alpha (The sequence of the model RefSeq protein was modified relative to this genomic sequence to represent the inferred CDS: deleted 1 base in 1 codon) codes for MAAAAAGPESGGSSGSSGGLGGSNTFKKSLTPEMPGGSQTIRKGHRGVDSTGETTYKKTTSSALKGAIQLGITHTVGSLSTKPERDVLMQDFYVVESIFFPSEGSNLTPAHHYNDFRFKTYAPVAFRYFRELFGIRPDDYLYSLCSEPLIELSNSGASGSLFYVSSDDEFIIKTVQHKEAEFLQKLLPGYYMNLNQNPRTLLPKFYGLYCVQAGGKNIRIVVMNNLLPRSVRMHLKYDLKGSTYKRRASPKERDKAFPTFKDLDFMQDLPDGLFLDADMYNALCKTLQRDCLVLQSFKIMDYSLLVAIHSLDQAQRERAAAGAPRDGTATGTPRGRPAAQRALYSTAMESIQGEARRGGTIETDDQMGGIPARNSRGERLLLYIGIIDVLQSYRFVKKLEHSWKALVHDGDTVSVHRPSFYAERFQRFMCHTVFHRIPLKPSPSKKSRGGAAVPRRSCQGGTPAPNPAPNPAGGDARAPPGPDGDPEQGSRPDLLPRSVPDAAGAALAPSLSLSPSPSPSLSSPSLGSAGATSPPSRSVGVEVHPGPAAAPAASLPSGSPGPSLPLELEELPETEISF; via the exons atggcggcggcggcggcggggcccgagtccggcggcagcagcggcagcagcggcggcctCGGCG GATCCAACACCTTCAAAAAGTCCCTGACTCCTGAG ATGCCAGGAGGATCCCAGACCATCCGGAAAGGCCACAGAGGAGTGGATTCCACGGGGGAAACCACCTACAAAAAG ACGACGTCGTCGGCGCTGAAGGGCGCCATCCAGCTGGGCATCACGCACACCGTGGGCAGCCTGAGCACCAAGCCCGAGCGCGACGTGCTCATGCAGGACTTCTACGTCGTGGAGAGCATCTTCTTCCCCAG CGAGGGCAGCAACCTGACGCCCGCCCACCACTACAACGATTTCCGCTTCAAGACCTACGCGCCCGTGGCCTTCCGCTACTTCCGGGAGCTCTTCGGCATCCGCCCCGACGACTACCTG TACTCCCTGTGCAGCGAGCCCCTGATCGAGCTCTCCAACTCGGGCGCCAGCGGCTCGCTGTTCTACGTCAGCAGCGACGACGAGTTCATCATCAAAACCGTGCAGCACAAGGAGGCCGAGTTCCTGCAGAAGCTCCTGCCCGGATACTACATG AACCTGAACCAGAACCCGCGCACGCTGCTGCCCAAGTTCTACGGGCTGTACTGCGTGCAGGCGGGCGGCAAGAACATCCGCATCGTGGTGATGAACAACCTGCTGCCGCGCTCGGTGCGCATGCACCTCAAGTACGACCTCAAGGGCTCCACCTACAAGCGCCGCGCCTCGCCCAAGGAGCGCGACAAGGCCTTCCCCACCTTCAAGGACCTGGACTTCATGCAGGACCTGCCCGACGGGCTCTTCCTGGACGCCGACATGTACAACGCGCTCTGCAAGACGCTGCAGAGGGACTGCCTG gtgctgcagagTTTCAAGATCATGGATTACAGCCTGCTGGTGGCCATCCACAGCCTGGACCAGGCGCAGCGCGAGCGCGCGGCCGCCGGAGCCCCCCGGGACGGC ACGGCGACCGGGACCCCCCGCGGGCGGCCGGCGGCGCAGAGAGCGCTCTACTCCACGGCCATGGAGTCCATCCAGGGCGaggcgcggcggggcggcaccatCGAGACTGACGATCA gATGGGCGGAATTCCCGCCCGGAATTCCCGGGGGGAGCGGCTGCTGCTCTACATCGGCATCATCGACGTCCTGCAGTCCTACAG GTTCGTGAAGAAGCTCGAGCACTCCTGGAAGGCCCTGGTGCACGACGGG GACACGGTGTCCGTGCACCGGCCCAGCTTCTACGCCGAGCGCTTCCAACGCTTCATGTGCCACACGGTGTTCCACAGGATCCCAC TGAAGCCGTCCCCGTCCAAGAAGAGCCGCGGCGGCGCCGCCgtgcccaggaggagctgccagggcgGGACCCCGGCCCCGAACCCGGCCCCGAACCCGGCCGGCGGCGACGCCAGGGCCCCCCCGGGCCCCGACGGGGACCCCGAGCAAG GCTCCCGCCCGGACCTGCTCCCGCGCTCGGTGCCGGAcgccgccggggccgcgctggctccgtccctgtccctgtccccgtcgCCGTCGCCGTCCCTGTCCAGCCCCTCGCTGGGCAGCGCCGGAGCCACCTCCCCCCCCAGCAG GTCCGTGGGGGTTGAGGTGCACCcgggccctgctgcagctcccgcagcctccctgcccag CGGATCCCCcgggccctccctgcccctggagctggaggagctgccagagACCGAGATCAGCTTT TGA